The Litchfieldia alkalitelluris genome has a window encoding:
- the rplL gene encoding 50S ribosomal protein L7/L12, with amino-acid sequence MTQEQIIEAVKNMTVLELNDLVKAIEEEFGVTAAAPVAVAGAAAGEAAAEQTEFDVVLASAGAQKIKVIKVVREITGLGLKEAKELVDNAPKALKEGIAKEEAEEIKAKLEEVGAGVEVK; translated from the coding sequence ATGACTCAAGAACAAATCATTGAAGCAGTTAAAAATATGACTGTTTTAGAATTAAATGACTTAGTAAAAGCAATCGAAGAAGAATTTGGTGTAACTGCTGCTGCTCCTGTAGCTGTAGCTGGTGCTGCTGCTGGTGAAGCTGCTGCTGAGCAAACTGAATTTGACGTAGTACTTGCATCTGCTGGTGCTCAAAAGATCAAAGTTATCAAAGTTGTACGTGAAATCACTGGTCTTGGCTTAAAAGAAGCTAAAGAACTTGTTGACAATGCTCCAAAGGCACTTAAAGAAGGCATTGCTAAAGAAGAAGCTGAAGAAATCAAAGCTAAGCTTGAAGAAGTTGGAGCTGGCGTAGAAGTTAAGTAA